The proteins below are encoded in one region of Hordeum vulgare subsp. vulgare chromosome 3H, MorexV3_pseudomolecules_assembly, whole genome shotgun sequence:
- the LOC123445294 gene encoding uncharacterized protein At2g34160-like, with protein sequence MQAVRPATREEAVEQSHAQATSESEAQEVREVVKAVEEEAPEEKEVAVVGEQKAIHAEVEASEMEVEADIEAEAGVSAKKNRIQVSTNKKPLYFYVNLAKRYMQNYDEVELSALGMAIGTVVTVSEILKNNGLATEKKILTSTIGTKDESKGRLVRKAKIEILLCKSENFNSIMSNKKSHKSADDEMKV encoded by the exons ATGCAAGCAGTGAGGCCGGCGAcgagggaggaggcggtggagcagtCACATGCGCAGGCCACGAGTGAGTCGGAGGCGCAAGAGGTCAGGGAGGTGGTGAAGGCGGTGGAAGAGGAGGCgccggaggagaaggaggtggcggtggtgggAGAGCAAAAGGCCATCCATGCCGAGGTGGAAGCCAGTGAGATGGAGGTGGAGGCGGATATCGAGGCCGAGGCCGGGGTGTCGGCCAAGAAGAACCGGATCCAGGTGTCCACCAACAAGAAGCCGCTTTACTTCTACGTCAACCTCGCCAAG AGGTACATGCAGAACTATGATGAGGTTGAACTCTCTGCTCTCGGGATGG CCATTGGCACTGTTGTGACTGTATCGGAGATCCTAAAGAACAATGGCTTGGCCACCGAAAAGA AGATCCTAACATCAACAATTGGAACCAAAGATGAGTCAAAGGGGCGACTCGTTCGTAAAGCCAAG aTTGAGATCCTGCTGTGTAAATCAGAGAACTTCAATAGCATTATGTCCAACAAAAAGTCACACAAGTCTGCTGACGATGAGATGAAGGTCTGA
- the LOC123445292 gene encoding probable serine/threonine-protein kinase At1g54610 — protein sequence MGCLLGKLADAPGSSLFFPAAVTATAGADAEAQLSAPPPVHIAAVKKDASGWPLWLSSAAGDALHGWAPRSADAFQKLEKIGSGTYSNVYKAIEVETGAVVALKKVRVDGVGEAESARFMAREITLLRRLGEHDNVVRLHGLVTSRLATAPSLYLVFEYMDHDLTGLVSAATASGARFTLPQVKCYMKQLLSGIEHCHNKGVLHRDIKSSNLLVSEDGILKIADFGLATHFDRDNPRPMTSQVITLWYRPPELMLGATHYSVGVDLWSVGCVLAELLLGEPIFPGRTEVEQLHKVFKLCGAPADDYWDKLKLPHHTFKPYERCMAQKFKDLEPSTLSLLETLLSIDPEMRGTATDALNSEFFRTEPYACEPSSLPRYPPCKEMDIKLKYEKHKRKLRANGSVERQRTTRKPISQNHGRRRVFTPDVNNKPHGNPKIPRLVTSTSTTKLERFPPPHLDASIGYSIDSSTDITTNEFFTSSVVELKKMPSLLFGHMKSYLNSPKKGMHKAKPSLTMAPSTVLIGAFRPYSLGHPMEVRRKSRDQHRAKGKFPVGAVK from the exons ATGGGATGCCTCCTCGGTAAGCTCGCGGACGCGCCGGGctcctccctcttcttccccGCCGCCGTGACCGCGACCGCAGGGGCCGATGCCGAGGCGCAGCTCAGCGCGCCGCCCCCGGTGCACATCGCGGCGGTGAAGAAGGACGCGTCCGGGTGGCCCCTCTGGCTCTCCTCCGCCGCCGGCGACGCGCTCCACGGCTGGGCGCCCCGCTCCGCCGACGCCTTCCAGAAGCTCGAGAAG ATTGGGTCGGGGACGTACAGCAACGTGTACAAGGCGATCGAGGTGGAGACCGGGGCGGTGGTGGCGCTCAAGAAGGTGCGGGTGGATGGCGTCGGCGAGGCCGAGAGCGCGCGCTTCATGGCGCGGGAGATCACCCTGCTCCGCCGTCTCGGCGAGCACGACAACGTCGTCCGGCTCCACGGACTCGTCACCTCACGCCTCGCCACCGCGCCCTCCCTCTACCTCGTCTTCGAGTACATGGACCACGACCTCACCGGGCTCGTCTCCGCCGCCACGGCCTCCGGCGCACGCTTCACCTTGCCCCAG GTGAAGTGCTACATGAAACAGCTACTGTCTGGAATTGAGCACTGCCACAACAAGGGTGTCCTTCACCGCGACATCAAGAGTTCGAACCTGCTTGTCAGCGAGGACGGGATCCTTAAGATAGCCGACTTCGGACTGGCCACTCATTTTGATCGTGATAACCCGCGGCCCATGACTAGCCAAGTGATCACACTTTGGTACCGTCCGCCTGAACTAATGTTAGGTGCCACTCACTACAGCGTTGGTGTTGATCTTTGGAGCGTGGGTTGCGTGTTGGCGGAACTCCTTCTCGGCGAGCCTATATTCCCCGGACGAACAGAG GTGGAACAACTTCACAAGGTTTTCAAGCTATGTGGTGCTCCAGCAGACGATTACTGGGACAAACTGAAGCTACCACATCATACATTCAAGCCATATGAGCGGTGTATGGCTCAAAAATTTAAGGACCTGGAACCATCTACCCTATCACTTCTAGAGACTCTCCTATCTATTGACCCTGAGATGAGAGGCACCGCGACTGATGCTCTAAACAGTGAG TTCTTCAGGACAGAACCATATGCCTGTGAACCATCAAGCCTTCCCCGATATCCGCCGTGTAAAGAAATGGATATCAAATTAAAGTATGAGAAGCACAAAAG AAAATTGAGGGCGAATGGGTCGGTAGAACGTCAGAGAACAACCAGAAAGCCCATCTCACAAAATCATGGTCGTAGAAGAGTATTTACTCCAGATGTCAATAATAAGCCACATGGAAACCCAAAG ATACCAAGACTGGTGACAAGTACAAGCACAACCAAACTTGAGAGATTTCCTCCGCCGCATCTGGATGCATCAATTGGTTATAGTATAGATTCCTCGACCGATATAACAACCAATGAGTTCTTCACGTCATCGGTTGTGGAGCTAAAGAAAATGCCAAGCCTACTATTCGGTCACATGAAATCTTACCTGAACAGCCCGAAGAAGGGAATGCACAAAGCGAAGCCAAGTCTCACGATGGCGCCTTCCACGGTTCTCATAGGTGCATTCCGGCCGTACTCGCTTGGCCATCCGATGGAGGTGAGAAGAAAGAGTAGGGATCAGCATAGAGCTAAAGGAAAATTCCCAGTAGGTGCAGTGAAATGA
- the LOC123445293 gene encoding uncharacterized protein LOC123445293, whose product MGSAASTDRAERRRRDRTPGHSGAPDPLAARTQDPSASAPASKADLRRKGCKVAPEPKDGEEAEALPGSPSFRIYCQKAAAQVDALVADAADDPNLAARKNDPPRCSGELPKCKEGWLKVRGQTVFDALYGLFVCHSKRTSAPPAPKPPRRPGAASPAAAAAAAGPYL is encoded by the exons ATGGGGTCCGCTGCGTCGACCGACAGGGCCGAGCGGCGGAGGCGGGACCGGACGCCGGGGCACAGCGGGGCCCCCGATCCCCTGGCGGCGCGTACGCAGGACCCTTCAGCGTCGGCGCCGGCATCGAAGGCGGATCTGAGGAGAAAGGGGTGTAAGGTGGCCCCGGAGCCCAAGGACGGGGAAGAGGCCGAGGCGCTGCCGGGCTCTCCCAGCTTCCGGATCTACTGCCAGAAGGCGGCGGCCCAGGTCGACGCTCTGGTGGCCGACGCCGCCGATG ATCCGAATCTGGCGGCCAGGAAGAATGATCCCCcacgctgctccggcgag TTGCCCAAATGTAAGGAGGGGTGGCTGAAGGTCAGAGGCCAGACGGTCTTCGACGCGCTGTACGGCTTGTTCGTCTGTCACAGCAAGAGAACTTCAGCCCCTCCTGCTCCAAAACCTCCCCGCCGTCCCGGTGCCGCTTCaccagctgctgctgctgctgctgcagggCCCTATCTCTGA